GGGCAACTCCGGGACGATCCTCGCCCAACTCCTCCGCGGCGTCGCCGACGTGCTCGGCGCCGAACCCGAGGGACGCGACCCCGGCCCGCTCCTCGCGCAGGCCCTCACCCGGGCCGCCGAGGAGGCGTACCAGGCCGTCGCGCACCCCGTCGAGGGGACCATGCTCACCGTCGCCGCGGCCGCGGCCAAAGCCGGCCACGCCGCCGAGGCCGCCGCCGGCACCGCCGCCGACGTGGCCCGCGCCGCCTACGACGGAGCCCGCGCGGCCCTCGCCGAGACCCCGGGGCAGCTCGCCGCGCTGGGCCGGGCCGGGGTGGTCGACGCCGGGGGCTGCGGACTGGTCGCCGTGCTCGGCGCCCTCTGGCAGGCGCTGTCCGGCCGGGAACCCGCCGCCGAACCGATCCGCGGCCGGGCCGTGCCCGTACCCCGATCGCCGGAGCCGTGCGCCGAGGAGCACGGTGGGCCCGCGTACGAGGTGATCTACCTGCTGGAAGCCGGCGAGCCGGCCGTCGGGGAACTGCGCGCCCGCCTCGACGGGCTCGGCGACTCCCTCGTGGTGGTCGGCGGCGACGGGCTCTGGAACGTCCACGTCCACGTCGACGACCCGGGCGCCGCCGTCGAGGCCGGCGTCGTCGCCGGACGCCCCTACCGGATCCGGATCACCCACTTCGGCGACGAACGACGCCGGGCCGTCGCCCCGCGCGCCCAGCGGGCCGCGGTCGCCGTCGTACCGGGCGAGGGACTGGCCGGACTGTGCGGGGAGGCGGGCGCGACCACCGTGCTCGCCCGCCCCGACGCACCCCCGGCACCCGCCGACCTGGTCGACGCCATCCGCCGGGCCCACGCCCGCGAGGTGGTGCTGCTGCCCAACGACTCCGAGTGGCGGGCCGCCGCCTCGGCCGCGGCGGAACAGGCCCGCGCCGACGGTGTGCGGGTCGCCGTGATCCCCACCCGCTCGGCGGTCCAGGGCCTGGCCGCACTCGCCGTGCACGATCCGGACGCCAGCTTCGACGAGGACGTCGTCGCCATGACCGCGGCGGCCGGAGCCACCCGCTACGGGGAACTCGCCGTCGCGGAACGGCAGTCCTTCACCTCCGCCGGCATCTGCCAGGCCGGGGACGTCCTCGGACTCATCGACGGCGACGTCGCCGTCATCGGCCCCGGCCTGCCGGAGACCGCCGAGGCCGTCCTGGACCGCATGCTCGGCTCCGGCGGCGAACTCGTCACCCTGGTGCTCGGGGAGGACGTCCCGGACGCCCTCGCCGCCCGCCTGGAGGCCTACGTACAACACGGCCACCTGGCCGTCGACACGGTCACCTACCGGGGCGGACGGTACTCGGCGCCGCTCCTCATCGGGGTCGAATAGGGGTCGAAGGGCGGGCTTGTCGGCGCCATGGTGTGCAATGGAACACGTGCCCGCGCTCGACGAAGACCTCAAGAAGACCCTCGGCCCCGCCACCGCCAAGGTGCTGGCCGAGCACCTCGGGCTGCACACGGCCCTGGACCTGCTGCACCACTACCCCCGGCGGTACGCCGAGCGCGGCGAGCTGACCTCCCTCGCGGACCTCGGCGACCAGCTCGACGAGCACGTCACGGTCGTCGCGCAGGTCGCCGACGCGCGACTGCTGACCTACCAGGGCGGTCGGGGCGGCGGGAAACGCCTCGAAGTCACCATCACGGACGGCAGCGGCCGGCTCCAGTTGGTCTTCTTCGGTTCCGGCGTCCACAAGCCGCACAAGGACCTGCTGCCCGGCAGCCGCGCGATGTTCGCGGGCAAGGTCTCCCGGTTCAACCACAAACTCCAGCTCGCCCACCCCGCCTACGAGCCGCTCGGCAAGGACACGGACGACACCGGCGGCGCGGACGCCGCGGCCGCCTTCGCCGGCCGACTCATCCCGATCTACCCGGCGTGCAAGCAAATGGAGTCCTGGAAGATCGCCAAATGCGTGGACGCGGTGCTGCCCGGCGTCCGCGAGGCCGTCGACCCGCTCCCCGCCGCCCTGCGCGAGGGCCGCGGCCTGGTCCCGCTCACCGAGGCCCTGCTGAAGGTCCACCGCCCCACCACCAAGGCCGACGTGGAGGACGCCCGCCAACGCCTCAAGTGGGACGAGGCGTTCGTCCTCCAGGTGGCCCTCGCCCGCCGCCGGCACGCCGACTCCCAACTCCCGGCCGTCCCGCGCCGGCCCCGCCCGGGCGGACTCCTCGACGCCTTCGACGCGAAGCTGCCCTTCACCCTCACCGAGGGCCAGCGGACCGTCTCCAAGGAGATCTTCGACGACCTCGCCACCGACCACCCCATGCACCGCCTGCTCCAGGGCGAGGTCGGCAGCGGCAAGACGATGGTCGCGCTGCGGGCCATGCTCGCCGTCGTCGACGCGGGCGGACAGGCCGCGATGCTCGCGCCCACCGAGGTGCTCGCCCAACAGCACCACCGCTCCATCACCGAGATGATGGGCGAACTCGCCGAGGGCGGCCTGCTGGGCGGATCCGACGAGGGCACCAAGGTCACGCTGCTCACCGGCTCGATGGGGGTGCCGGCCAGGCGCCGGGCGCTGCTGGACCTGGTGACCGGCGAGGCCGGCATCGTCATCGGCACCCACGCCCTGATCGAAGACAAGGTGCAGTTCCACGACCTCGGCCTGGTCGTCGTCGACGAACAGCACCGCTTCGGCGTCGAACAGCGCGACGCGCTGCGCTCGAAGGGCAAACAGCCCCCGCACCTGCTGGTGATGACCGCGACCCCGATCCCGCGCACGGTCGCGATGACGGTCTTCGGCGATCTGGAGACCTCCGTACTGGACCAGCTGCCCGCCGGCCGCTCACCCATCGCCACCCACGTGGTGCCCGCCAAGGACAAGCCGCACTTCCTCGCGCGCGCCTGGGAACGGGTACGGGAGGAAGTCGAGAACGGCCACCAGGCCTACGTCGTCTGTCCGCGCATCGGCGACGGCGAGGACGAGCCCAAGAAGAAGAAGGCCGCCGAGGAGGACGGCGACAAGCGACCCCCGCTGGCCGTCATGGAGATCGCCGACCAGCTCTCCCGGGGCCCGCTCGCCGGGCTGAGCGTCGAGGTGCTCCACGGACGCATGGACCCCGCGGACAAGGACGCCGTCATGCGCCGCTTCGCCGCCGGCGAGGTCAAGGTGCTGGTCGCCACCACCGTCATCGAGGTCGGGGTGAACGTCCCCAACTCCACGGTCATGGTGATCATGGACGCGGACCGGTTCGGGGTGTCCCAACTCCACCAGTTGCGCGGCCGCGTCGGCCGCGGCTCGGCACCCGGGCTGTGCCTGCTGGTCAGCGAGATGCACGAGGCGAGCCCCGCCCGCGCCCGGCTCGCGGCCGTCGCCGCCACCCTCGACGGCTTCGAACTCTCCCGGATCGACCTGGAGCAGCGGCGCGAGGGCGACGTGCTGGGGCAGGCCCAGTCCGGGGTCCGCTCCTCGCTGCGCATGCTCGCCGTCATCGAGGACGAGGAGGTCATCGCCCAGGCCCGCGAGGAGGCCACCCGCGTGGTCGCCGAGGACCCCGAGCTGGCGCACCTGCCCGGCCTGCGGACCGCCCTGGACGCGCTGCTGGACACCGAGCGCGAGCAGTACCTGGAGAAGGGCTGAGGACGACGACCTATCGTTGAACCGCTGAACGTTTCTCCGTCTCCCCACCGAAGGACCCCAGATGACCCGCGTGATCGCCGGCAGCGCCGGCGGGCGACGGCTGACCGTGCCGCCCGGCACCGGCACCCGCCCGACCTCGGACCGGATGCGCGAAGGGCTCTTCTCCACCTGGGAGTCCCTGCACGGCGTCGAGGGCGCCCGCGTGCTCGACCTCTACGCGGGTTCCGGCGCGGTGGGGCTGGAGGCCCTCTCCCGCGGCGCCGAACGGGCCCTGCTGGTCGAGCCCGACGCGAAGGCCGCCAAGGCGATCAAGGACAACATCACGTCGGTGGGCCTGCCCGGCGCCGAATTCCGGTCGGGCCGGGCCGAACAGGTCGTGGCGGTCCCGCTCCACGAGGACCCGTACGACATCGTCTTCCTGGACCCGCCGTACGTCGTGGACCACGAGGAACTCCGGGAGATCCTCCTCACACTCCGGTCCAATGGCTGGCTCACGGAGGACGCACTGGTCACCGTGGAACGCAGCACCAGGAGCGGTGCCTTCCCGTGGCCCGACGGCTTCGAGCCGCTCCGGTCACGGAAGTACGGCGAAGGGACCCTCTGGTACGGTCGCGCCGCCTTCACCAGCGAAAACTCATGATGCCCGCACCGGGGAGCGAGGGAATTCAGTTGCGCCGCGCCGTCTGTCCGGGGTCGTTCGACCCCATCACCAACGGACACCTCGACATCATCGGCCGGGCCTCCCGGCTCTACGACGTGGTCCACGTCGCCGTGATGATCAACCAGTCCAAGCAGGGGTTGTTCACCGTCGAGGAGCGGATCGAGCTGATCCGGGAGGCGACGGCCGACTACGGGAACGTGGAGGTCGAGTCCTTCCACGGACTGCTGGTCGACTTCTGCAAGCAGCGGGACATCCCGGCCATCGTCAAGGGCCTGCGCGCCGTCAGCGACTTCGACTACGAGCTGCAGATGGCCCAGATGAACATGGGACTGTCGGGCGTCGAAACGCTGTTCGTGCCGACCAACCCCACCTACAGCTTCCTGTCGTCCTCCCTGGTCAAGGAGGTCGCCACCTGGGGCGGCGACGTGGCCCACCTGCTGCCGGCGCACGTGCACGCCGCCCTGCTGGAGCGACTGCGCGACCGCTGACGGGTCGTTGTCGCCCCGGTCCCGCCCGGGCCCGTACCCCGGGGCCTTACAGTCGTCGGGTCCGACTCGGGAACCGCCCGAGGCCGAGAGAGTGCGAGCCCCATGGACGTGCAGAAGAAGCTCGACGAGATCGTCGCGGCCGTCGGCGGCGCCCGGTCCATGCCCATGTCCTCCTCGTGCGTGATCAATCGCGCGGAGCTGCTCGCGCAGCTCGAAGAGGTGCGCGAGGCCCTGCCCGGGTCGCTCGAACAGGCGCGGGAGCTCATCGGCGGCCGGGAGCAGATGGTCGAGGAGGCCCGCCGGGAGGCGGACCGGATCATCGAGTCGGCGCACGCCCAACGGGGCTCCCTCATCTCCGACACGGAGGTCGCGCGCCGCTCGCAGGCCGAGGCGGACCGGATCCTCGCGGACGCCCGCCGGGAGGCCGAGGAGATCCGGGCCGAGGCGGACGACTACGTCGACAGCAAGCTCGCCAACTTCGAGGTCGTGCTCAGCAAGACCATCGGCTCGGTGGACCGCGGCCGGGAGAAGCTGCTGGGACGCGGCCCGGGCCCGGCCGACGGCTACGAGGACCCCGCGGACCACGACGCCCCCGAGCCCAGCCCGGATCCGCAGGTCCGGCGCGAGCAGGCCGACGCGTACGTGGACACCAAGCTGGCGACCTTCGAGGCGGTGCTGTCCAAGACCCTGGAGGCGGTGGGGCGCGGCCGCCAGAAGCTGCTGGGGCGCGCGCCCGCGGACGACCTCGGTGCGCACATGGCGGCCCAGGACGCGGCGGGCCTCCAGCAGGGCCGCTCGTCGAGCGACGCGGACTTCCTGGCCGGTCTGGCCGAGCCGGCGGCCCCGGTGATCCCGGCCCAGGTCCAGGCGCCGGCGCCGCAGGAGCCCGTGTACGACGGCTACTCCTACCAGCAGCCGGCGGCCCACCAGCAGGACGCGTACGCCGCGTACCAGGATCCGTACGGCTACCAGCAGCAGCCCGATCCCTACGCCGGTTCCTACCAGCAGCAGCCGGACCCGTACGGGGCCTATCAGCAGCAGGTCCCGTCCTATCAGGACCAGCAGCACCAGGGCGGGCAACAGCACGAACAGCAGGTGCCCCGGCAGCCCGCGCTCGACGAGACCAGCTTCTTCGACACGAGCATGATCGACCTGAACCAGCTGCGACAGTACGAGCAGGGTCGCTAGAGGTGCTCGGGTCGCTCTCGGGGCCGGATTGGGCTCAGAGCGAGGCGGCGGGTATCCTGGCTCTTCGGTCGCGCGTATGCACCGCGATCCATGCTGCCCGTGAGCGGCAGAAACTTTGATCTTCAGCGATCTGTGAAAGCAGGAACGGCCCTGAATACCCGCCTCGACCACCACAACCCCCTCGTGTTCGACACGCACGAGCTGGGGCGGCGTCCTGGTGCCATGCAGCGGCTGTCCCGTGAGATCGCGGCACCGGCGGACCTCGGTCTCGCCGGCGTCATCGGGGTACCGGAAGGCGCCCCGCTGAAGCTCAGCCTCCGCCTGGAGTCGGTCATGGAAGGGGTGCTTGTCACAGGCACCGCCCGTGCATCGGCCGTGGGGGAGTGCGTAAGGTGTCTGGAGTCTGTCGGGCGCGAGCTCAAGGCGGACTTCCAGGAGATGTTCTCGTACCCTGACGCCGACGACCGGAGCCGCTCCAAGGCGGAACCGGCCGACGACGCCGAGGACGACGAGGACACGCTCTTCCTCGAGGACGGCTTGTTCGACCTCGAACCCCTGCTGCGCGACGTGGTGGTGCTCGCACTGCCGCTGCAGCCGGTGTGCCGAGAAGACTGTCTCGGACTGTGCCCCGATTGCGGGCTCAGCCTGAACGACGACCCGGACCACCACCATGAGGCCGTCGACATCCGTTGGGCGGCCTTGCAGGAACTCGTCGTGACCGATCAGGACGACGAGAAGGACAACATGAGCGGCACTGCATCTGACGGAGTTCAGAGCGCCGCCGAGAAGCAGGAGAAGTAGCCGTGGCTGTTCCGAAGCGGAAGATGTCGCGCAGCAACACGCGCCACCGCCGGTCGCAGTGGAAGGCTGCGGTCCCCAACCTGGTTTCGTGCGAGCGCTGCCAGGAGCCGAAGCTCCAGCACATTGCGTGCCCGAGCTGCGGCACCTACAACAAGCGCCAGGTTCTCGAGGTCTGAGCGGCTGGTGAGAGGCGCAATGTCTGAGCTGTCCAACGCTGAGAAGCAGGCAGACAGTAACAACGCGGCCTCGTCCCACGTGCTTCTGGAAGGGCGGCTCGGGTACCAACTCGAGACCGCCCTTCTGGTGCGTGCACTGACCCACCGCTCGTACGCGTACGAGAACGGCGGTCTGCCCACCAACGAGCGCCTGGAGTTCCTCGGGGACTCCGTGCTCGGCCTGGTGGTCACGGACACGCTGTACACGACCCACCCGGACCTGCCGGAAGGCCAACTGGCCAAACTGCGGGCCGCTGTGGTCAACTCGCGCGCACTTGCGGAGGTCGGGCGTGGCCTCGAACTCGGCTCCTTCATCCGGCTCGGCCGGGGCGAAGAGGGCACGGGTGGCCGGGACAAGGCCTCCATCCTCGCCGACACCCTTGAAGCGGTGATCGGCGCGGTCTACCTCGATCAGGGCCTCGACGCGGCCTCGGAGCTGGTCCACCGGCTCTTCGACCCGCTCATCGAGAAGTCCTCCAACCTCGGGGCCGGCCTGGACTGGAAGACCAGTCTCCAGGAGCTCACGGCGGCCGAAGGCCTTGGTGTACCGGAATACCTGGTCACCGAGACCGGTCCGGACCACGAGAAGACCTTCACAGCTGCCGCTCGCGTCGGTGGTGTCTCGTACGGCACCGGCACCGGCCGCAGCAAGAAGGAAGCGGAACAGCAGGCGGCCGAGTCCGCGTGGCGCGGGATCCGCGCCGCGGCGGACGAGCGGATCGCGGCGGCAGCCGCTGCCGCAGCCGCTCCGGCAGAGGTCGTGGCTCCGGCCGCGGCCGAGGACGGCGGGGCGCCGACGCCCGTCGAACCGTCGCCGGGCGCCTGACCCTTCCTTCGGGATGTTCCCCGCCCCCGCCCCTCTCCGGAGGGGCGGGGGCGGTCCCGTTCCCGGGCACCCCGAGGGCGGCCGGTAGGCTCGGCGGAGCGTCCAGCCCCGTCGCCTCCCGGAGGAACACCGTGCCCGAGCTGCCCGAAGTCGAAGTGGTGCGGCGCGGTTTGGAGCGTTGGGTGGCCGGGCGGACCATCGGGTCCGTCGAGGTACTGCACCCCCGAGCCGTACGGCGGCACCCGGGCGGCGGCGCCGACTTCGCCGCCCGCCTCACCGGGGAGACCGTCGGGGTGCCGCAGCGGCGCGGGAAGTACCTGTGGCTGCCGCTCGTGGAACGGGACCTGTCGGTGCTGGGCCACCTCGGCATGAGCGGCCAACTACTGGTGCAGCCGGTCGGCTCCCCCGACGAGAAGCACCTGCGGATCCGCGTGCGCTTCGACGACGCGACCGGCACCGAGCTGCGCTTCGTGGACCAGCGGACCTTCGGCGGGCTGTCCCTGCACGAGAACACCCCCGACGGGCTCCCCGACGTCATCGCGCACATCGCGCGTGACCCACTGGACCCGCTCTTCCCCGAAGCCGCCTACCATCTCGCGCTGCGCGCCAAGCGGACCACGGTCAAGCGGGCCCTGCTGGACCAGTCGCTCATCAGCGGGGTCGGCAACATCTACGCCGACGAGGCCCTGTGGCGCGCCCGGCTGCACTACGAGCGCCCGACCGCCACGCTCACGCGCCCCCGGAGCGCGGAACTCCTCTCCCACGTCCGTGACGTCATGAACGCCGCGCTCGCCGTCGGCGGGACCAGCTTCGACAGCCTGTACGTCAACGTGAACGGGGAGTCCGGTTACTTCGACCGCTCGCTCGACGCCTACGGCCGGGAGGACGAGCCCTGCAGGCGCTGCGGGACTCCGATGCGCCGCCGGCCGTGGATGAACCGGTCGAGCTACTTCTGCCCGCGCTGTCAGCGGCCGCCGCGCTCCGCGTCGTAGGACGCCCGGGCGGTCAGCACCTGCTGCATGCTGCCCTCCAGGAAGTGGATCAGGGCGAGCAGCCGGGCGGCGACCTCGTGCCCCAGGGGTGTGAGTTCGTAGTCGACGCGGGGCGGGTTCGTGGGCTGCGCCTCGCGGTGGACTATGCCGTCGCGTTCCAGCGCGTGCAGGGTCTGGGAGAGCATCTTCTCGCTGACGCCGTCCACACGGCGACGCAACTCGTTGAAGCGACAGGCGCCGTCGCGCAGGGCGCCCACGGTCAGACTGCCCCAGCGTCCGGTGACGTGCTCCAGGGTTTCCCGAGAGGGGCAGGTGCGGGCGAAGACATCGAAAGGCAGTTCCGATGAGGGCGCGTCCGTACGAACAGGGGTCTCCATAGCGCAAGCGTACCTTCGGGTAGCGCTAACTGTCTGCTTGCGCTTTCGAAAAGTTAGTGGTTCTCTTTCCCTCGTCGTCGTGCCGCGACGCGACGCATCGAGCACATCCTTGAGGGAGAACCACCATGTCCGACATCACGCCCACGCCCGTCGTCTCGGTCGCCTACCACTCGGGATACGGCCACACCGCGGTCGTCGCCGAGGCCGTCCGGGCGGGAGCCGCCGACGCCGGCGCGACCGTCCACCTCGTCAAGGTCGACGAGATCGACGACGCGCGGTGGGCGCTGCTGGACGCGTCGGACGCGATCATCTTCGGCTCCCCGACGTACATGGGCACCGCCTCGGGTGCCTTCCACGTCTTCGCCGAGGCCACCTCGAAGCGCTGGTTCGGGGACGTGTGGCAGGACAAGATCGCCGCGGGCTTCACCAACTCCGGCTCCAAGAGCGGCGACAAGATGCACACCCTGCAGTTCTTCCAGACGCTGGCCGCGCAGCACGCGATGAGCTGGGTCAACCTGGGCCTCAAGCCGGGCTGGAACTCCACCACCGGCTCCGAGTACGACCTGAACCGCCTCGGCTTCTTCTCGGGCGCGGCCGCCCAGACCAACTCCGACCAGGGCCCCGAGGCGGTCCACAAGGCGGACATCGCCACCGCCGAGCACCTCGGCCGGCGCGTCGCCGAGCACACCCGCGTGGTCCTGGCGGGCCGCGCCGCCCTCGCCGCGCGGTAGTCGGCGGGGCGAAGGTCGTCCGGGAGCAGGGCTACTAGAAGCCGAAGTCCTGGGTCCACCACGGGCCGCCGTCGGCGAAGTAGGTGCCGACGCCCAGGGTGCGGAACTCGCAGTTCAGGATGTTCGCCTTGTGGCCCGGGCTGTTCATCCAGGCCTTCATCACCGCGTCGGCGTCACCCTGGCCGCGGGCTATGTTCTCGCCGCCGAGGCCGGATATGCCCGCGTTGTCGGCCCGCTTCCACGGGGTGTTCCCGTCCGGGTCGGTGTGGTCGAAGAAGCCCCGTACGGCCATGTCCTTGCTGAACGCGCCCGCCAGCGTCGCGAGCGGCGGGTTCGCCCGGACCGGGCCACAGCCCGCCTGGGCACGCTCCTGGTTCACCAGGGTCAGGACGGCCGCCTCCTCGGCGGAGTGCCCGCCGGAGGGCGCGGGCGCCGTGGGCTTCGGCGCGGGGGCCGAAGGCTCACCGGTCGGCGCCGGCTCGGGGTCCGGCTTGGGCTCGGGCTTCGGGGCAGGGGCGGCGGGCTTCTCCGGCTCCGGCTCCGGCTTGGGCTTCACGGGCTGGGGCTTGACCGGTTCCGGCTTCACGGGCCGGGGCTTCACGGGCTGGGGCTTCACGGGCTGGGGTTTCACCGGTTCCGGCGCCTTCGTCGAGGCGGAGGGCTTCGGCGACGGGGGCTTCGGCGTGGGCTTCGGCGTGGGCGAGGCCGAGGTCGAGGGGGACGGCGGCGACGGCCGGGTCGGCGTGGCGCTGTCCGGGGCGGCGGGCGCGGAGGCGCGGCCCTGCAGACCGGCGAGGCCACCCTGCCCCTGTACCGCGTTCTCGTCACGGGCGGACGGCGAGGCCTTGGCCTCCGTCTTCGAGCCGGCGTCCGTTCCGACATAGGGGAAGGAGTCGCCGACCGGGACGATGCCGGTCGTGACGACCGCCGTCGTGCCGAGGAGCAGGGCCACCGGGACACCCACGATGCCGATGCGGACGGCGGTGCCGCGCTTGCCGCCGCCGCGGCGCGGCGAAGCGGGGAGTTTGTGGCGTCCCATCGGCGTCGTGCCTTCCTTCAGCGATCCTTCAACGATCAATCTTTGCTCGCCCAAACGGATGAGCTCATTGGAGCGGGACTGTACGCCATGGGACCCGGGGGGCGATGTGCCGCGAATCGGACGCCCCGGTTAGCGTTCACGCATGAATGAAGAAGTCCGGCTGACCGCATGGGTGCGCGGCCGTGTACAGGGAGTGGGCTTCCGCTGGTTCACCAGGGCCAATGCTCTGGAGATCGGCGAGGTGGTCGGCTTCGCGCTCAACCTGGACGACGGTCGAGTACAGGTGGTGGCCGAAGGTCAACGTGAGAATTGCCACCGGCTGCTGGACTGGCTGCGTTCCGCCGACACGCCCGGCCGGGTGGACGGGGTGACAGAGATCTGGGGCACACCGCGCGGTGGCTACGACGGATTCGCGATCCGATGACGGATCGACTGATCATGCACTGATCAGATCTCTGGATGGTCGACACCCGGTCGGAACTGCGCATTCGTCGCGGAGCCGTTGCCGTCGGTCGCGATCCGTGGAAGGCTCGGAGATGAGGATGATCTCCGCGCCGTAGTCGAGCGCCGGGCCGCCCGCCGATACGGGGCGTGATCGTGTTGACCGTCAAACTTTTTGGTGAGACGCTGGAAGCCCCGCGCACCTGAGCTGTTTGGCAGTGTTGGCAGTAGTAAGCGCAGTGACTGTCAGTTGCTGCCGGACATCCGCGGGTGCGATTCCCTCACGACCCACACCGCTCTCGGTCGGTCACTCAGTGTGGAGGACCATCCATCATGGCAAAGGCGCTTCTCGGTTACGTCGGCGGTTCCGACCCGCGACTCCTCGCCGAGATGCGACGGCTTCAGCAGCGCGTCCAGGACCTCGAGTCCGAGCTCGGACGAATCCAGTCCGAGAACGACGCACTGAACGCGGCCGCCGCTCAGCACGGAGACTCGCTGCTCGACAGCATCGACCTCGACGTACCCCAGGCGGAGCCTGCGCTCACCTGATCCGCGCTTCACTCGTCGCTCGATTCCAGCCCCGTTTGATCTGCAAGGGACGCTCCGGCGTCCCTTCTTTCTTTCACGGCCGGCTCCTCCTCGCACCGCCGGCCCCTCACCGGCCGTCCCGCCCGGCCGCATCATTGGGCCAGGTGGGGGGGTTGATTCCTTTGACGTCTGATCTCCCCTGCACCTTCATGGGTGAAACCGAACGTGAAAGGTAGAGTCCGGCGGCGTGCACCTCAAGTCCCTGACCCTGCGTGGCTTCAAATCATTTGCTTCCGCGACCACCCTGCGCTTCGAGCCGGGGATCACCTGTGTCGTCGGCCCGAACGGATCGGGCAAGTCCAATGTGGTGGACGCGCTGTCCTGGGTCATGGGCGAACAAGGGGCGAAGTCCCTGCGCGGCGGGAAGATGGAAGACGTCATCTTCGCCGGCACGACGGGCCGGCCGCCCCTGGGGCGCGCCGAGGTCTCGCTGACCATCGACAACTCCGACGGCGCGCTGCCGATCGAGTACGCCGAGGTCACCATCACGCGGATCATGTTCCGCGGCGGCAGCAGCGAGTACCAGATCAACGGCGACACCTGCCGGTTGCTCGACATTCAGGAGCTGCTCTCCGACTCCGGCATCGGCCGGGAGATGCACGTCATCGTCGGACAGGGCCAACTGGACTCCGTACTGCACGCCGATCCGATGGGCCGCCGCGCCTTCATCGAGGAGGCGGCCGGCGTACTGAAGCACCGCAAGCGGAAAGAGAAGGCGCTGCGGAAGCTTGACGCGATGCGGGCCAACCTCGCGCGCGTGCAGGACCTCAACGACGAACTGCGGCGACAGCTCAAGCCGCTCGGGCGCCAGGCGGCGG
This region of Streptomyces sp. NBC_00513 genomic DNA includes:
- the mutM gene encoding bifunctional DNA-formamidopyrimidine glycosylase/DNA-(apurinic or apyrimidinic site) lyase; the protein is MPELPEVEVVRRGLERWVAGRTIGSVEVLHPRAVRRHPGGGADFAARLTGETVGVPQRRGKYLWLPLVERDLSVLGHLGMSGQLLVQPVGSPDEKHLRIRVRFDDATGTELRFVDQRTFGGLSLHENTPDGLPDVIAHIARDPLDPLFPEAAYHLALRAKRTTVKRALLDQSLISGVGNIYADEALWRARLHYERPTATLTRPRSAELLSHVRDVMNAALAVGGTSFDSLYVNVNGESGYFDRSLDAYGREDEPCRRCGTPMRRRPWMNRSSYFCPRCQRPPRSAS
- a CDS encoding helix-turn-helix domain-containing protein produces the protein METPVRTDAPSSELPFDVFARTCPSRETLEHVTGRWGSLTVGALRDGACRFNELRRRVDGVSEKMLSQTLHALERDGIVHREAQPTNPPRVDYELTPLGHEVAARLLALIHFLEGSMQQVLTARASYDAERGGR
- a CDS encoding flavodoxin family protein; translation: MSDITPTPVVSVAYHSGYGHTAVVAEAVRAGAADAGATVHLVKVDEIDDARWALLDASDAIIFGSPTYMGTASGAFHVFAEATSKRWFGDVWQDKIAAGFTNSGSKSGDKMHTLQFFQTLAAQHAMSWVNLGLKPGWNSTTGSEYDLNRLGFFSGAAAQTNSDQGPEAVHKADIATAEHLGRRVAEHTRVVLAGRAALAAR
- a CDS encoding CAP domain-containing protein, whose protein sequence is MGRHKLPASPRRGGGKRGTAVRIGIVGVPVALLLGTTAVVTTGIVPVGDSFPYVGTDAGSKTEAKASPSARDENAVQGQGGLAGLQGRASAPAAPDSATPTRPSPPSPSTSASPTPKPTPKPPSPKPSASTKAPEPVKPQPVKPQPVKPRPVKPEPVKPQPVKPKPEPEPEKPAAPAPKPEPKPDPEPAPTGEPSAPAPKPTAPAPSGGHSAEEAAVLTLVNQERAQAGCGPVRANPPLATLAGAFSKDMAVRGFFDHTDPDGNTPWKRADNAGISGLGGENIARGQGDADAVMKAWMNSPGHKANILNCEFRTLGVGTYFADGGPWWTQDFGF
- a CDS encoding acylphosphatase — protein: MNEEVRLTAWVRGRVQGVGFRWFTRANALEIGEVVGFALNLDDGRVQVVAEGQRENCHRLLDWLRSADTPGRVDGVTEIWGTPRGGYDGFAIR